One segment of Rhizobium sp. NXC14 DNA contains the following:
- a CDS encoding transporter substrate-binding domain-containing protein, producing MKLSAILFCGVAAFSAFAAPAFSKDWTKATITLEGAYAPWNLTNADGTLGGFEPELAKVLCERAKIECTLVASDWDGMIPALNAGKFDVIMDALSITEERRKIIDFTIPYAATPAAFATAKDSPLANAAGTGATIKMTPGQTGVKEIDALKELFKGKTIGIQAATVYAKFVYDNFGDIAEIREYKTGADRDLDLQNGRIDLGFDDAVYFANAFEAANGALAFTGPEIVGSIWGEGEGLGIRKADTELRDKFNEAIKSTLADGTVKNLSMKWFKVDVSPQQ from the coding sequence ATGAAATTAAGCGCAATCCTTTTTTGCGGCGTCGCCGCCTTTTCCGCCTTCGCAGCTCCGGCCTTTTCCAAGGACTGGACGAAGGCGACCATCACCCTTGAGGGCGCTTATGCGCCTTGGAATCTCACCAATGCCGACGGTACGCTTGGTGGCTTCGAGCCTGAGCTTGCCAAGGTGCTCTGCGAGCGCGCCAAGATCGAATGCACGCTGGTTGCCTCCGATTGGGACGGTATGATCCCGGCGCTCAACGCCGGCAAGTTCGACGTCATCATGGATGCGCTGTCGATTACCGAAGAGCGGCGGAAGATTATTGATTTCACCATTCCCTATGCCGCGACTCCCGCCGCTTTCGCCACGGCCAAGGATAGCCCGCTCGCCAATGCCGCCGGCACCGGCGCCACGATCAAGATGACGCCCGGCCAGACCGGCGTGAAGGAGATCGACGCGCTGAAGGAACTCTTCAAGGGCAAGACCATCGGCATCCAGGCGGCGACCGTCTATGCCAAGTTCGTCTATGACAATTTCGGCGATATCGCCGAGATCCGTGAATACAAGACCGGTGCCGATCGCGACCTCGACCTGCAGAACGGCCGCATCGACCTCGGCTTCGACGACGCCGTCTATTTCGCCAATGCCTTTGAGGCCGCCAACGGCGCGCTTGCTTTCACCGGCCCGGAGATCGTCGGCTCGATCTGGGGCGAAGGCGAAGGCCTCGGCATCCGCAAGGCCGATACCGAGCTGCGTGACAAGTTCAACGAGGCGATCAAGTCGACGCTGGCCGACGGCACGGTCAAGAACCTTTCGATGAAATGGTTCAAGGTCGACGTCAGCCCGCAGCAATAA
- a CDS encoding ABC transporter permease subunit (The N-terminal region of this protein, as described by TIGR01726, is a three transmembrane segment that identifies a subfamily of ABC transporter permease subunits, which specificities that include histidine, arginine, glutamine, glutamate, L-cystine (sic), the opines (in Agrobacterium) octopine and nopaline, etc.) gives MASLELLGFGSTGWGALLILAALMTLAVTATALAIGALLGAVVAFAKLSGNPLLITLGNVYTTVFRGVPELLIIYLIYFGGSSAVTSIGKAMGYEGFLGLPSFAAGALAVGIISGSYQAEVFRGAFLAISKGELEAASAIGMHRGLRFRRIIMPQVLRFAIPGLGNVWQLSLKDSALISVTGLAELMRTSQVAAGSTRQYFLFFIAGGALYLILTSLSDCIFNGAERRANRSMPASAMGQA, from the coding sequence ATGGCAAGCTTGGAACTGCTCGGCTTCGGTTCAACCGGATGGGGCGCGCTGCTCATTCTCGCCGCCTTGATGACGCTCGCCGTCACGGCGACGGCGCTGGCGATCGGCGCGTTGCTGGGCGCGGTCGTCGCCTTCGCGAAACTCTCCGGCAATCCGCTCCTCATCACGCTCGGCAATGTCTATACCACCGTGTTTCGCGGCGTGCCGGAACTGCTGATCATCTATCTCATCTATTTCGGCGGCTCCTCGGCCGTCACCTCGATCGGCAAGGCGATGGGCTACGAGGGTTTCCTCGGCCTACCGTCCTTTGCCGCCGGCGCGCTTGCCGTCGGCATCATCTCCGGCTCCTATCAGGCGGAAGTGTTCCGCGGCGCCTTCCTCGCCATTTCCAAGGGCGAACTCGAAGCCGCCTCGGCGATCGGCATGCACCGCGGGCTGCGCTTTCGCCGCATCATCATGCCGCAGGTGCTTCGCTTCGCCATTCCGGGCCTCGGCAATGTCTGGCAGCTCAGTCTCAAGGATTCGGCGCTGATCTCCGTCACAGGCCTTGCCGAGCTGATGCGCACCAGCCAGGTGGCGGCGGGCTCGACGCGGCAGTATTTCCTGTTCTTCATCGCCGGCGGCGCGCTCTACCTGATCCTGACCAGCCTTTCGGACTGCATCTTCAACGGCGCCGAACGCCGCGCCAATCGCAGCATGCCGGCATCGGCCATGGGCCAGGCGTAA
- a CDS encoding ABC transporter permease subunit (The N-terminal region of this protein, as described by TIGR01726, is a three transmembrane segment that identifies a subfamily of ABC transporter permease subunits, which specificities that include histidine, arginine, glutamine, glutamate, L-cystine (sic), the opines (in Agrobacterium) octopine and nopaline, etc.), translated as MDFTFLASTMVTLLKAVPTTLILFSLSIFFGGLLALVIVWMRVSGNRMLSGFAKGYIFVFRGSPLLIQMFLVFYGLGQFGVIRYSFLWPFLREPMVCAILSLALCTAGYTAEIFRGGIRAVSPKEIEAARSIGMSGFLLVRRILAPIAFRHALPAYSTEIVLMMKSTALASLVTVWEVTGVAQRLISQTYRTMEVFLCAAIIYLVLNFIILQGMALLEYSLSRHRRAAPQPLKA; from the coding sequence ATGGATTTCACCTTTCTCGCCTCGACCATGGTCACATTGCTGAAAGCCGTGCCGACGACGCTGATCCTGTTTTCGCTGTCGATCTTCTTCGGCGGCCTGCTGGCCCTCGTCATTGTCTGGATGCGGGTCAGCGGCAACCGCATGCTTTCGGGCTTCGCCAAAGGTTATATCTTCGTCTTCCGCGGCTCGCCGCTGTTGATCCAGATGTTCCTGGTCTTCTACGGTCTCGGCCAGTTCGGCGTCATCCGCTATTCCTTCCTCTGGCCGTTCCTGCGCGAGCCGATGGTCTGCGCCATCCTGTCCTTGGCGCTCTGCACTGCCGGCTATACCGCGGAGATCTTCCGCGGCGGCATCCGTGCCGTGTCGCCGAAGGAGATCGAGGCGGCGCGCTCGATTGGCATGTCCGGTTTCCTGCTGGTGCGCCGCATCCTGGCGCCGATCGCCTTCCGCCACGCGCTGCCGGCCTATTCCACCGAGATCGTGCTGATGATGAAATCAACGGCGCTCGCAAGCCTCGTCACCGTCTGGGAGGTCACCGGCGTCGCCCAGCGGCTGATCTCGCAGACCTACCGGACGATGGAGGTCTTCCTCTGCGCGGCGATCATCTATCTCGTTCTGAACTTCATCATCCTGCAGGGCATGGCCCTGCTTGAATATTCGCTCTCCCGACACCGCCGAGCGGCCCCGCAGCCGCTGAAGGCATAG
- a CDS encoding ATP-binding cassette domain-containing protein encodes MPGVTRLSVRNIRKSFGTHEVLRGISLDAEDGDVISLLGASGSGKSTFLRCINMLETASDGEIWVDGEHIEMVHKNGKTRPASQKQVDHIRSELGMVFQSFNLWSHMTILQNVIEGPIHVLKRPRAECIAEAEALLEKVGIADKRHAYPTHLSGGQQQRAAIARALAMKPKVMLFDEPTSALDPELVGEVLRVMRALAEEGMTMLVVTHEMSFARNVSNRVVFMREGLIESSGTPDEMFAGGATPAFRQFIGNFGTGR; translated from the coding sequence ATGCCAGGCGTCACCCGACTTTCGGTTCGCAACATCCGCAAGAGCTTCGGTACCCATGAAGTGCTGCGCGGCATTTCCCTCGATGCCGAGGACGGCGACGTGATTTCGCTGCTCGGCGCCTCAGGCTCCGGCAAATCGACCTTCCTGCGCTGCATCAACATGCTCGAAACCGCCAGCGACGGCGAAATCTGGGTCGACGGCGAGCATATCGAGATGGTCCACAAGAACGGCAAGACAAGGCCGGCGAGCCAGAAGCAGGTCGACCATATCCGCTCCGAACTCGGCATGGTGTTCCAGTCCTTCAACCTCTGGTCCCACATGACCATCCTGCAGAATGTCATCGAGGGACCCATTCATGTGCTGAAGCGGCCGCGCGCCGAATGTATCGCCGAGGCCGAGGCGCTGCTCGAAAAGGTCGGCATCGCAGACAAACGCCATGCCTATCCCACCCATCTCTCCGGCGGCCAGCAGCAGCGCGCCGCCATCGCCCGCGCGCTTGCGATGAAGCCGAAGGTCATGCTCTTCGACGAGCCGACGTCGGCGCTCGATCCGGAGCTGGTCGGCGAAGTCCTGCGCGTCATGCGCGCGCTTGCCGAGGAGGGCATGACCATGCTCGTCGTCACCCATGAGATGAGCTTTGCCCGCAACGTCTCGAACCGTGTCGTCTTCATGCGCGAAGGGCTGATCGAAAGCAGCGGCACGCCGGACGAGATGTTTGCCGGCGGCGCCACACCCGCCTTCCGCCAGTTCATCGGTAATTTCGGAACGGGTCGATGA
- the hutH gene encoding histidine ammonia-lyase has translation MTVVLDKVLGWRDVARVGAGEALALSPAAWARVERASRIVARIVETGVRAYGVNTGVGALADTVVDRASQSLLSRSIVLSHACGVGPLLPAREVRAIIAAEIANFAHGHSGVRREIVQHLAALLEHDCIPDVPSKGSAGYLTHNAHTALVLIGEGSATLAGRRMSGREALAAIGLVPLVFGAKEGLSLVNGTACSTGLTALALWRAERLLDWADAIAALTLEAAGCQIAAFDEAVLALRPSAGIEKVGATLRARLQGSGLIAAAFGRRTQDALSLRSVPHAHGAARDVFDNSARIADQELASVTDNPAVSGTPEEPVVSSEAHAVAPALGQAADSLAVAMAQLCAISERRMDRLVNPLVSGLPPFLASDAGSHSGFMIAQYTAAALSNENRRLAAPAALDGGLTSGLQEDFLAHPTAAAGKLLAVIDNAEYILAIELMAAAQAHDFLAATAPRAAGTDLIYQAVRERISHYGDERPLNGDIEAVRSLIRETVPPPMN, from the coding sequence ATGACGGTCGTCCTCGATAAGGTGCTGGGCTGGCGCGATGTTGCGCGCGTCGGGGCAGGGGAGGCGCTTGCGCTGTCGCCGGCTGCCTGGGCGCGGGTCGAAAGGGCAAGCCGGATCGTCGCGCGCATCGTCGAAACCGGCGTGCGCGCCTATGGCGTCAACACCGGCGTCGGGGCGCTGGCCGATACGGTGGTCGACCGCGCCTCGCAGAGCCTGCTGTCGCGCAGCATCGTGCTCAGCCATGCCTGTGGCGTCGGGCCGCTTCTGCCCGCCCGCGAGGTGCGCGCCATCATCGCCGCCGAGATCGCCAATTTTGCCCACGGCCATTCCGGCGTGCGGCGTGAGATCGTCCAGCATCTTGCGGCCCTGTTGGAGCATGATTGCATTCCGGACGTGCCATCCAAGGGCTCGGCCGGTTATCTCACCCATAATGCCCATACCGCGCTCGTCCTGATCGGCGAAGGCAGCGCGACGCTTGCCGGACGGCGTATGAGCGGCCGCGAAGCGCTTGCGGCGATCGGCCTTGTCCCGCTGGTATTCGGCGCCAAGGAGGGTTTGAGCCTCGTCAACGGGACGGCCTGCTCCACGGGCTTGACCGCACTGGCACTCTGGCGCGCCGAACGGCTGCTCGACTGGGCCGATGCCATCGCGGCGCTGACGCTGGAAGCGGCGGGCTGCCAGATCGCCGCCTTCGACGAGGCGGTGCTGGCGCTGCGCCCATCGGCGGGAATAGAGAAAGTAGGCGCTACGCTGCGCGCACGGCTCCAGGGCAGCGGTCTCATCGCCGCCGCCTTTGGCCGGCGTACCCAGGATGCGCTGAGCCTTCGTTCGGTGCCGCATGCCCACGGAGCGGCCCGTGATGTCTTCGACAATTCCGCCCGCATCGCCGATCAGGAGCTCGCTTCGGTAACGGACAATCCCGCCGTTTCAGGCACTCCGGAAGAACCCGTCGTCTCCTCCGAGGCACATGCGGTCGCCCCGGCGCTCGGGCAGGCGGCCGACAGCCTCGCCGTTGCAATGGCGCAGCTCTGTGCGATCAGCGAGAGGCGCATGGACCGGCTGGTCAATCCACTGGTGAGTGGCCTGCCGCCGTTTCTGGCGAGCGATGCCGGCAGCCATTCCGGCTTCATGATCGCCCAGTATACCGCAGCGGCGCTGAGCAATGAAAATCGCCGCCTTGCCGCGCCCGCAGCGCTTGACGGCGGGCTGACCTCCGGCCTGCAGGAGGATTTCCTCGCGCATCCGACGGCTGCCGCCGGCAAGCTGCTCGCGGTCATCGACAATGCCGAATATATCCTGGCGATCGAGCTGATGGCTGCCGCCCAGGCGCATGATTTCCTGGCGGCGACGGCGCCCCGGGCGGCAGGCACGGATCTTATCTATCAGGCCGTGCGGGAGCGTATCTCCCATTATGGCGACGAGCGGCCGCTCAATGGCGATATCGAGGCCGTGCGCAGCCTGATCCGCGAGACTGTGCCGCCACCGATGAATTGA
- a CDS encoding phosphatase PAP2 family protein, with protein MSDVQRRRVWARLNAYEPLALITVASIAGGLFLLQRLTSEVIEGETLRFDESILLALRHQGDLSMPIGPAWLTHAVGDITSLGGITVLSLMTVLVTVYLLLDRRWPIAIFVFSSVLSGWLASTLLKILVARPRPDVVPHLVEVSDLSFPSGHAMVSAVTYLTLGALLARTQRYPSTRIFVMGAGVFLAVIIGLSRIYLGVHYPTDVFAGWCAGALWALGCWLISKQFISSRPIDDSVETAAGDSK; from the coding sequence ATGAGTGACGTTCAACGACGCAGGGTTTGGGCTAGGCTCAACGCATATGAGCCACTGGCACTGATCACGGTGGCATCGATCGCCGGCGGCCTCTTCCTGCTGCAGCGGCTGACGAGCGAGGTTATCGAGGGCGAGACTCTCCGCTTCGATGAGTCGATCCTGCTGGCGCTGCGACATCAGGGCGATCTCAGCATGCCGATCGGTCCCGCCTGGCTGACGCACGCCGTCGGCGACATCACCAGTCTCGGCGGCATCACCGTTCTGTCGCTGATGACTGTCCTCGTGACGGTCTATCTCTTGCTCGACCGGCGCTGGCCGATCGCGATCTTCGTCTTTTCCTCGGTGCTGTCAGGGTGGCTGGCGAGTACGCTTTTGAAGATCCTCGTCGCGCGGCCGCGCCCCGATGTCGTGCCGCACCTCGTCGAGGTGAGCGATCTCAGTTTTCCCTCCGGCCATGCCATGGTCTCGGCGGTGACCTATCTGACGCTCGGGGCGCTGCTGGCGCGCACACAACGTTATCCCTCGACGCGGATTTTCGTCATGGGCGCCGGCGTCTTCCTGGCCGTCATCATCGGTTTGAGCCGCATCTACCTCGGCGTTCATTATCCGACGGACGTTTTCGCCGGATGGTGCGCCGGCGCGCTCTGGGCGCTCGGCTGCTGGCTGATCTCGAAACAGTTCATTTCAAGCCGTCCCATCGACGATAGCGTCGAAACTGCCGCTGGCGACAGCAAATAG
- a CDS encoding FAD-dependent oxidoreductase, with protein MAAFPEKAKVVIIGLGGIVGASIAHHLVERGWDDIVGIDKSGIPTDIGSTAHASDFCYTTSHDYLSVWTTQYSIDFYEKMGHYARIGGLEVARTGDHAWMEEIKRKLSSARAFGTRAHYVSPSEIKEKFPLIEEDQVMGGLFDPDAGLVIPRSQTVAGKLVDAAEKAGKLKVFGNTPAKSLIVEGGRIKGVVTHRGTIMADHVIVCAGLWGRLIAEMVGEDLPVMPVDHPLTFFGPYNEFEGTGKEIGFPLLRDQGNSAYMRDTGDPATTEGGQIEWGYYEATNPRMCHPRDLLEKHEARLSPSQRDLEMEQIIEPLERAMELTPILGELGYNEGHSFNGLLQVSAAGGPSCGESQKVRGLWYCVAIWVKDGPGYGKLIADWMTDGRTEIDHNSIDYARFYPHQLTEEFIEGRCFEAAQKIYFPAVHTREPYASGRNIKRSPFYEREKELGGYFMELGGWERAHGYAVNEHLLEKYGDRVPVRENEWDSRHFWRVSNAEHLAMSEDCGIVNLSHFHMVDIEGPDHVELMEWLCAAKIGGDANIGKGIYTHFLDDEGMVRADFTVFRMADRCRLVNGADAGPRDLHYMKRVAQDRGLDVTVTDVSEKFVTIGIWGPNARETLKKVVADPAGLDQENFAFAAIKPIEISGKTVTAFRISYVGEQGWELHMKYEDGLAVWDALRSTGVMAFGVETYANSRRMEKSLRLQNADLLTQYNLIEADLARPKVKEADFRGKEKHLEYKAREHQPAMLCTLVMTENTDKTGVKRYPVGNLPVVDPATGEVLVDELGRRSYTTSIAYGPTVGKNIALAYLPWSHCQVGRKLEVEYFAESYPVEVVGVGYKPIYDPENLKPRT; from the coding sequence GTGGCAGCATTTCCGGAAAAGGCAAAGGTCGTCATCATCGGGCTCGGCGGCATCGTCGGCGCCTCCATCGCTCATCATCTTGTCGAGCGCGGATGGGACGATATCGTCGGCATCGACAAGTCGGGCATACCGACTGACATCGGCTCGACAGCGCATGCCTCGGACTTCTGTTACACCACGAGCCACGACTATCTGTCGGTCTGGACGACGCAATATTCAATCGATTTCTATGAGAAGATGGGCCACTACGCCCGCATCGGCGGCCTCGAAGTGGCGCGCACCGGCGACCACGCCTGGATGGAGGAAATCAAGCGCAAGCTTTCCTCGGCCCGCGCTTTCGGCACCCGCGCCCATTATGTCAGCCCCTCCGAGATCAAGGAGAAGTTCCCGCTGATCGAGGAAGATCAGGTGATGGGCGGGCTTTTCGATCCGGATGCCGGCCTCGTCATTCCGCGCTCGCAGACCGTTGCCGGCAAACTGGTCGATGCCGCCGAAAAGGCCGGCAAGCTCAAGGTGTTCGGCAACACGCCGGCGAAGTCGCTGATCGTCGAGGGCGGACGCATCAAGGGCGTCGTCACCCATCGCGGCACTATCATGGCCGACCACGTCATCGTCTGCGCCGGCCTCTGGGGCCGCCTGATCGCCGAGATGGTCGGCGAAGACCTGCCGGTCATGCCGGTCGACCATCCGCTGACCTTCTTCGGTCCCTATAACGAGTTTGAAGGCACCGGCAAGGAAATCGGCTTCCCGCTGCTGCGCGACCAGGGCAACTCCGCCTATATGCGCGACACCGGCGACCCGGCGACGACCGAGGGTGGCCAGATCGAGTGGGGCTATTACGAAGCCACCAATCCGCGCATGTGCCATCCGCGCGATCTTCTCGAAAAACACGAAGCCCGCCTTTCGCCGTCGCAGCGCGACCTCGAGATGGAGCAGATCATCGAGCCGCTCGAACGCGCCATGGAACTGACGCCGATCCTCGGCGAACTCGGCTATAACGAAGGTCATTCCTTCAACGGCCTGCTGCAGGTTTCCGCCGCCGGCGGCCCATCCTGCGGCGAGAGCCAGAAGGTGCGCGGTCTCTGGTATTGCGTTGCCATCTGGGTCAAGGACGGCCCGGGCTATGGCAAGCTGATCGCCGACTGGATGACCGATGGCCGTACCGAAATCGATCACAACAGCATTGACTATGCCCGCTTCTATCCGCATCAGCTGACGGAAGAATTTATCGAAGGCCGCTGCTTCGAAGCCGCCCAGAAGATCTATTTCCCGGCGGTTCACACCCGCGAACCCTATGCATCCGGCCGCAACATCAAGCGCTCGCCCTTCTACGAGCGCGAAAAGGAGCTTGGCGGCTACTTCATGGAACTGGGCGGCTGGGAGCGTGCGCACGGCTACGCCGTCAACGAGCACCTTCTGGAGAAGTATGGCGACCGGGTTCCGGTTCGCGAGAATGAATGGGACAGCCGCCATTTCTGGCGCGTCTCGAATGCCGAACACCTAGCGATGAGCGAGGATTGCGGCATCGTCAATCTCAGCCATTTCCACATGGTCGATATCGAGGGGCCTGATCATGTCGAGCTGATGGAGTGGCTGTGCGCCGCCAAGATCGGCGGCGATGCCAACATCGGCAAGGGTATCTACACCCACTTCCTCGACGACGAAGGCATGGTGCGCGCCGACTTCACCGTGTTCCGCATGGCCGACCGCTGCCGTCTCGTCAACGGCGCCGATGCCGGCCCGCGCGATCTGCACTATATGAAGCGGGTCGCTCAAGACCGCGGCCTTGACGTGACCGTCACCGATGTCTCGGAGAAATTCGTGACGATCGGCATCTGGGGTCCGAACGCGCGCGAGACGCTGAAGAAGGTGGTAGCCGATCCGGCCGGGCTCGATCAGGAAAACTTCGCCTTTGCGGCGATCAAGCCGATCGAAATATCAGGCAAGACCGTCACCGCCTTCCGCATCTCCTATGTCGGCGAGCAGGGCTGGGAATTGCACATGAAGTACGAAGACGGCCTCGCCGTCTGGGATGCGCTGCGCTCGACCGGCGTGATGGCCTTCGGCGTCGAGACCTATGCGAACTCGCGCCGCATGGAGAAGAGCCTGCGCCTGCAGAACGCCGACCTCCTGACCCAGTACAACCTGATCGAAGCCGATCTCGCCCGCCCGAAGGTCAAGGAAGCCGATTTCCGCGGCAAGGAAAAGCATCTGGAATACAAAGCGCGCGAGCACCAGCCGGCCATGCTCTGCACGCTCGTCATGACCGAGAATACCGACAAAACAGGCGTGAAGCGCTATCCCGTCGGCAACCTGCCGGTCGTCGATCCCGCCACGGGAGAGGTTCTGGTCGACGAGCTTGGCCGCCGGTCCTACACAACCTCGATCGCCTACGGCCCGACGGTCGGCAAGAACATCGCCCTCGCCTATCTGCCGTGGTCGCATTGCCAGGTCGGACGCAAGCTTGAGGTCGAGTATTTTGCCGAGAGCTACCCGGTGGAGGTTGTCGGCGTCGGCTACAAGCCGATCTATGACCCGGAAAATCTGAAGCCGCGCACCTAA